The Saccharomonospora cyanea NA-134 genome includes a region encoding these proteins:
- a CDS encoding 5'-methylthioadenosine/S-adenosylhomocysteine nucleosidase family protein: MTNDSVVVILTALDLEYEAVLRRMANPRVHRHATGTRFETGTLRGTTYRVALGLVGKGNHTAAVLAERAIVEFSPTALLFVGVAGGLWPSTALGDVVVATHVYAYHGGTSEDDGLKARPRVWEMPYGVSQLAHHLARVGDWRRGLAQESGPEVHFGAVAAGEIVHDSRISYEAQWIRRHYNDALAIEMEAAGVAQAAHLNGSPVAVVRGISDRADGSKTTTDSAQWQQRAADNAAAFAVRLAQELIAEEAEMPRMGARSAMNGGGTTNNNAIGSVGIQAGHVTNSTVVMGVGTGAAEGSKLEEQLAALRRLIAQERANGSLDEATYEAAQAELDLAGEALEEDTPEGKSAFVLALKRLRGLIGEVAELAAKVAAVIAAVRGV; the protein is encoded by the coding sequence TTGACGAACGACAGCGTGGTGGTGATCCTCACCGCCTTGGACCTGGAATACGAGGCCGTCCTTCGGAGGATGGCCAATCCGAGGGTGCACCGCCATGCGACAGGCACCCGTTTCGAGACCGGCACGCTGCGAGGCACGACATACCGCGTCGCGTTGGGCCTGGTGGGGAAGGGAAACCATACCGCCGCTGTGCTCGCCGAGCGGGCGATAGTCGAATTCTCGCCGACCGCGCTCCTGTTCGTCGGAGTGGCCGGCGGTCTGTGGCCGAGCACGGCTCTGGGAGATGTCGTGGTGGCCACCCACGTTTACGCCTACCACGGGGGTACGAGCGAGGACGACGGCCTCAAAGCTCGCCCTCGGGTGTGGGAGATGCCGTATGGCGTGAGCCAGCTCGCCCACCATCTCGCCAGAGTGGGGGACTGGCGTCGTGGTCTCGCGCAGGAAAGTGGTCCGGAGGTCCACTTCGGAGCTGTCGCGGCGGGAGAGATCGTTCACGACTCGCGGATTTCGTACGAGGCCCAATGGATTCGCCGACACTACAACGACGCGCTCGCCATCGAGATGGAGGCTGCGGGGGTGGCACAGGCGGCTCACCTGAACGGCTCACCGGTCGCCGTGGTGAGAGGTATCAGCGATCGTGCCGACGGTAGCAAGACCACCACGGACAGCGCGCAGTGGCAACAGCGTGCCGCCGACAACGCGGCGGCCTTCGCCGTCCGGCTCGCTCAGGAATTGATTGCGGAAGAAGCGGAGATGCCGAGAATGGGAGCACGTAGCGCGATGAACGGCGGGGGCACGACCAACAACAACGCGATCGGTTCGGTGGGCATTCAGGCCGGGCACGTCACCAACAGCACCGTGGTGATGGGTGTCGGCACCGGAGCCGCCGAGGGGAGCAAGCTCGAGGAACAGCTGGCCGCTCTTCGTCGTTTGATCGCGCAGGAGCGGGCGAACGGGAGCCTCGACGAGGCCACCTACGAGGCGGCACAAGCGGAACTGGACCTCGCGGGCGAGGCGCTGGAAGAGGACACTCCCGAGGGCAAAAGCGCCTTTGTGCTCGCACTCAAGCGGCTGCGCGGCCTGATCGGTGAGGTGGCGGAACTGGCGGCGAAGGTCGCCGCCGTGATCGCAGCCGTCCGGGGTGTGTGA
- a CDS encoding family 16 glycoside hydrolase — translation MRIRSAPFLLSLALLLLLPMINASATERAIDEISSGTSAESATDDEFEKVLLTSDVAQPMTMDIADDGRVFVTSRDGVIRIYHPDTGEVSVAAELSVFDDHPLPPDPDIEGSKNQEGGLLGLALDPEFDTNGWVYVYYTSRDENNHFLSRFVVEDGRLDVESEVVLLKVPYNKTNCCHVAGDLEFDSAGNLYLSTGDESTPDLNDQYSPLDSRSTHWYNDDRRTSGNTNDLRGKILRITPQPDGTYTIPEGNLFTGAEEGGGKTRPEIYAMGFRNPFRISIDPATDRLHIGNYGPDRLGDWTERGPWGFDQYMVTSEPANFGYPFCIGNNYPYRPWDYETNEPLGDFYDCENGPINDSPHNTGLERTPPVKPATIYYPRSWTGWPQTWEGWPGRDINPIPEPFLDMGSGAGGPMSGPVYRYDENLDSPTKFPEAYDGRWFLLDYHRGHVKTAELDENETVTAIDDFMPGETWSGLMDGQFGPDGSLYVLEGGSFGDSPNAGLYRIDYVGGDGPNPECATQPAEDGYRPLWDGATLNGWNQAGPGGFAVVPDEDRPGTCALESVGDPEGLGMLWHGEEFGSYRLHVEFKAVAEDDNSGVFIGFPDPGDDPWIGVRQGYEIQIDDTGGSPDAADKSKTGSIYTFQAPTSFPTVAGEWNTMEIEVDDPMIRVWINDVLVNEYENPQGSGRDLSSGYVGLQNNRVTDTVYFRDVWIKELGEDQCPEPQTPPEGFTPLFDGETLDGWTHAGPGGFEVDECGLLQPYGGMGLLWYDQQTFDDFTMRVDFRVQDPADNSGVFVRFPDPEGDPWKPVDEGYEVQIYENTDDPLTRTGAIYTFAPAEPLATNPVGEWNTMEIEAIGQEYRVVLNGTEVATYTGDGSRGLDGYVGIQNHADGQAAGENVEFRNVWIKKHDAELTVDASLGPAEPDGSDGWYVSPVTLTLESNDPEAQLQWRPRTDESEWRTYTEPVLFDQDGIHNIDYRAVVPGGEPSEKEILVGPNGFDFSETEFSVQQGDVVKFQYVPGYPHDVVITDENGEILASRPLGSDWEDDPFYFEATEQGTYYVYCTPHSNRPDPDDPTTWTGMVSTFEVTPADDGDETGIEEIEFLIDQTVPATEASVEGAQDGDAFTSPVTVTLGAQDATSGVTRTEYRMGGEEEPSTYEGPLTVIEPGTHTVEFRSVDRAGNVEDWQSVEFTITAGEPGACPDPDTRETVVIGVIDSGVTNHVREDGCSVNDLILDDAQWRNHGAFVNHVREVTGRLVAEGVLTDKERTAIGSAAARSDIGRGGGPKPV, via the coding sequence ATGCGGATCAGATCCGCACCGTTCCTTTTGTCCCTGGCCCTGCTGCTGTTGTTACCCATGATCAACGCATCCGCCACCGAGCGGGCGATCGACGAGATCTCGTCCGGCACGTCCGCCGAGTCGGCCACGGACGACGAGTTCGAGAAAGTGCTGTTGACCTCCGACGTCGCGCAGCCGATGACGATGGACATCGCGGACGACGGCCGGGTGTTCGTCACCAGCCGCGACGGCGTCATCCGGATCTATCACCCGGATACCGGTGAGGTGAGCGTCGCAGCCGAACTCAGTGTCTTCGACGACCATCCGTTGCCGCCGGACCCGGACATCGAGGGCTCCAAGAACCAGGAGGGTGGACTCCTCGGTTTGGCGTTGGACCCAGAATTCGACACGAACGGCTGGGTGTACGTGTACTACACCAGCCGAGACGAGAACAACCACTTCCTCTCGCGATTCGTGGTCGAGGACGGCCGACTCGACGTGGAGTCGGAAGTCGTCCTGCTGAAGGTGCCCTACAACAAGACGAACTGCTGCCACGTGGCGGGGGATCTCGAATTCGATTCGGCGGGCAATCTCTACCTGAGCACGGGTGACGAGTCGACCCCGGATCTGAACGACCAGTACTCGCCGCTCGACAGTCGTTCGACTCACTGGTACAACGACGATCGCCGCACGTCGGGCAACACGAACGATCTGCGTGGGAAGATCCTGCGGATCACTCCGCAGCCGGACGGAACCTACACGATCCCGGAGGGCAATCTCTTCACGGGAGCCGAGGAGGGTGGCGGCAAGACCCGGCCGGAGATCTACGCGATGGGTTTCCGGAACCCGTTCCGGATCTCGATCGACCCCGCGACCGACCGCCTGCACATCGGCAACTACGGACCCGACCGTCTGGGCGACTGGACCGAGCGGGGACCGTGGGGATTCGACCAGTACATGGTGACGTCGGAGCCGGCGAACTTCGGTTATCCCTTCTGCATCGGCAACAACTACCCGTACCGCCCGTGGGACTACGAGACGAACGAGCCGCTCGGTGATTTCTACGACTGCGAGAACGGGCCGATCAACGACTCGCCCCACAACACCGGGCTCGAGCGCACGCCGCCGGTGAAGCCGGCGACGATCTACTATCCGCGCAGCTGGACGGGCTGGCCGCAGACGTGGGAAGGGTGGCCCGGCCGGGACATCAACCCGATTCCCGAGCCGTTCCTCGACATGGGTTCCGGAGCCGGTGGGCCGATGTCGGGTCCGGTGTATCGCTACGACGAGAACCTCGACTCCCCGACGAAGTTCCCGGAAGCCTACGACGGACGCTGGTTCCTCCTCGACTACCACCGCGGTCACGTGAAGACGGCCGAGCTCGACGAGAACGAGACCGTGACCGCGATCGACGACTTCATGCCCGGAGAGACGTGGTCGGGCCTCATGGACGGGCAGTTCGGTCCGGACGGATCGCTCTACGTGCTGGAGGGCGGCTCGTTCGGGGACAGCCCGAACGCGGGTCTGTACCGCATCGACTACGTCGGTGGTGACGGGCCGAACCCGGAGTGTGCCACCCAGCCTGCCGAGGACGGGTACCGGCCGCTGTGGGACGGAGCGACGCTGAACGGCTGGAACCAGGCCGGACCGGGCGGATTCGCCGTCGTCCCGGACGAGGACAGGCCGGGCACGTGTGCCCTGGAGTCGGTCGGTGATCCTGAGGGACTCGGGATGTTGTGGCACGGCGAGGAGTTCGGCTCCTACCGGCTGCACGTCGAGTTCAAGGCCGTGGCGGAGGACGACAACTCCGGTGTGTTCATCGGGTTCCCCGACCCCGGTGACGACCCGTGGATCGGAGTGAGACAGGGCTACGAGATCCAGATCGACGACACCGGAGGGTCACCCGACGCCGCGGACAAGTCGAAGACCGGATCGATCTACACCTTCCAGGCACCGACGTCGTTCCCGACGGTGGCCGGTGAGTGGAACACGATGGAGATCGAGGTCGACGACCCGATGATCCGGGTGTGGATCAACGATGTGCTGGTGAACGAGTACGAGAACCCGCAAGGGTCGGGGCGCGACCTCTCGTCCGGGTACGTCGGGCTGCAGAACAACCGCGTCACGGACACCGTCTACTTCCGTGACGTCTGGATCAAGGAGCTCGGCGAGGATCAGTGTCCGGAGCCGCAGACGCCTCCGGAGGGTTTCACACCCTTGTTCGACGGCGAGACACTGGACGGATGGACCCACGCCGGGCCCGGTGGGTTCGAGGTCGACGAGTGCGGGTTGCTCCAGCCGTACGGCGGGATGGGCCTGCTCTGGTACGACCAGCAGACGTTCGACGACTTCACCATGCGAGTCGACTTCCGGGTCCAGGATCCCGCCGACAACTCCGGCGTGTTCGTTCGCTTCCCCGACCCGGAAGGGGATCCGTGGAAGCCGGTGGACGAGGGCTACGAGGTCCAGATCTACGAGAACACCGACGATCCGCTGACCCGGACCGGGGCGATCTACACCTTCGCACCGGCCGAACCGCTGGCCACCAACCCGGTCGGCGAGTGGAACACGATGGAGATCGAGGCGATCGGGCAGGAGTACCGCGTCGTCCTCAACGGCACCGAGGTCGCCACATACACCGGTGACGGAAGCCGCGGCCTCGACGGCTACGTCGGTATCCAGAACCACGCCGACGGTCAGGCGGCGGGTGAGAACGTCGAGTTCCGCAACGTCTGGATCAAGAAACACGACGCCGAGCTGACGGTCGACGCCTCACTGGGCCCGGCCGAACCGGACGGCTCGGATGGCTGGTACGTCTCGCCCGTCACACTCACCCTGGAATCGAACGACCCCGAGGCGCAGCTGCAGTGGCGTCCGAGGACCGACGAGTCCGAGTGGCGGACGTACACCGAGCCGGTGCTCTTCGACCAGGACGGCATCCACAACATCGACTACCGGGCCGTGGTGCCCGGTGGCGAACCGTCCGAGAAGGAGATCCTCGTCGGACCGAACGGGTTCGACTTCAGTGAGACCGAGTTCAGCGTGCAACAGGGCGACGTCGTCAAGTTCCAGTACGTTCCCGGATATCCCCACGACGTGGTGATCACGGACGAGAACGGCGAGATCCTGGCCTCTCGCCCGCTGGGGTCGGACTGGGAGGACGATCCGTTCTACTTCGAGGCGACGGAACAGGGCACGTACTACGTGTACTGCACGCCGCACTCGAACCGCCCGGATCCGGATGACCCGACGACGTGGACCGGAATGGTCTCGACCTTCGAGGTCACTCCTGCCGACGACGGCGACGAAACGGGGATCGAGGAGATCGAGTTCCTGATCGACCAGACGGTTCCGGCCACCGAGGCGTCCGTGGAGGGCGCGCAGGACGGTGACGCCTTCACCAGCCCGGTGACGGTGACCCTGGGGGCCCAGGACGCCACGTCCGGGGTCACGCGGACCGAGTACCGCATGGGCGGCGAGGAGGAGCCGTCGACCTACGAGGGGCCGCTGACTGTGATCGAGCCCGGTACGCACACCGTCGAGTTCCGGTCCGTGGACCGGGCCGGCAACGTCGAGGACTGGCAGTCGGTCGAGTTCACCATCACCGCCGGTGAACCAGGAGCCTGCCCCGATCCGGACACGCGGGAGACCGTCGTGATCGGCGTCATCGACAGCGGTGTCACCAATCACGTGCGCGAGGACGGGTGTTCGGTCAACGACCTCATCCTCGACGACGCGCAGTGGCGAAACCACGGCGCCTTCGTGAACCACGTGCGGGAGGTGACCGGCCGGTTGGTGGCCGAGGGCGTGCTCACCGACAAGGAACGAACCGCCATCGGCAGCGCTGCGGCACGCAGTGACATCGGCCGCGGTGGAGGCCCGAAGCCGGTGTGA
- a CDS encoding PPOX class F420-dependent oxidoreductase produces MPRIATAEHVDRDTLLRFLRPRHRGVLVTARSNGFPQLSPVTCGVDSQDRIVVSTYPQRAKTHNARREPRVSICVLSDDWDGPYVQVDGRARVLDMPEALEGLVDYFRCISGEHPDWDEYREAMARQNKSLIRIEIDRWGPIATGGFPPHLA; encoded by the coding sequence ATGCCGCGCATCGCCACCGCCGAACACGTCGACCGTGACACGCTGCTGCGATTCCTGCGTCCCCGGCACCGGGGTGTGCTGGTCACCGCCCGCTCGAACGGCTTTCCGCAGTTGTCGCCGGTGACCTGCGGTGTCGATTCCCAGGACCGGATCGTCGTGTCCACCTATCCACAGCGGGCCAAGACCCACAACGCCCGTCGGGAGCCAAGGGTGTCGATCTGCGTCCTCTCCGACGACTGGGACGGACCGTACGTACAGGTGGACGGGCGCGCCCGGGTGCTGGACATGCCCGAGGCGCTGGAAGGGCTCGTCGATTACTTCCGCTGTATCTCCGGTGAACATCCCGACTGGGACGAGTACCGCGAGGCGATGGCCCGGCAGAACAAGTCGCTGATCCGCATCGAGATCGACCGCTGGGGACCGATCGCCACCGGCGGGTTCCCGCCCCACCTCGCCTGA
- a CDS encoding ROK family transcriptional regulator, with amino-acid sequence MNCAAVLTAIRATGTARVTDLMRATGLSRPTVSAAISTLMADGWVEETEAADVELPRMGRPARVLRFRADAQYVLGVDVGPHKIHCAVADLNGTVVSQIRREVTESDTPTELLGRAEETIQRVLDAVPVPRSSLAAVGIGTPGIVDRRGAVLQAPSVPGWDSLELGSLFSRIAPCPVHTENDVNLAVLAERWKGAGDDADNLILVQWGVRVGAAILVNGQLHRGAHGAAGEIGFVELDTEPQGVQADGLGPLESAVGTDWILRRARDLGDSSPDAATVLIAADGGDSRALQVLDEACDRLARGLASFVSAIDPELIILGGTITLAGDAVLAEMRRHLTRRALVMPRLALSRLGDDAVALGAVRVALADAQRRLLDVYATSSPVEQR; translated from the coding sequence ATGAACTGCGCGGCCGTACTCACCGCCATCCGTGCCACGGGAACAGCGCGCGTCACTGACCTCATGCGTGCCACCGGCTTGTCCCGTCCCACGGTCAGCGCAGCGATTTCCACGTTGATGGCCGACGGCTGGGTCGAGGAGACCGAGGCCGCCGACGTCGAATTACCGCGCATGGGCAGACCCGCCCGCGTCCTGCGATTCCGCGCGGACGCCCAGTACGTTCTCGGCGTCGACGTCGGACCGCACAAGATTCACTGCGCGGTCGCCGACCTCAATGGAACCGTTGTTTCGCAGATTCGTCGTGAGGTCACCGAATCGGACACGCCGACAGAATTACTCGGCCGGGCCGAGGAGACCATACAGCGAGTGCTGGACGCCGTGCCGGTACCGAGGTCCTCGCTCGCAGCGGTGGGCATCGGGACTCCGGGGATAGTCGACCGGCGCGGAGCCGTCCTGCAGGCGCCGTCCGTCCCCGGCTGGGACTCACTCGAACTCGGCAGCCTGTTCTCGCGCATCGCCCCCTGCCCTGTGCACACCGAGAACGACGTCAATCTCGCCGTCCTGGCCGAACGGTGGAAGGGCGCCGGCGACGATGCCGACAACTTGATCCTCGTGCAATGGGGTGTCCGCGTGGGTGCGGCAATCCTGGTGAACGGCCAGTTGCACCGTGGCGCCCACGGAGCGGCGGGCGAGATCGGGTTCGTCGAGCTCGACACCGAACCACAGGGTGTGCAGGCCGACGGGCTCGGTCCGTTGGAATCGGCGGTCGGCACCGACTGGATCCTGCGCCGGGCGCGTGACCTCGGGGACTCAAGCCCGGATGCCGCCACGGTCCTCATCGCCGCGGACGGTGGTGATTCGCGGGCGTTGCAGGTGCTCGACGAGGCATGTGACCGGCTGGCACGAGGTCTGGCCTCCTTCGTGTCGGCGATCGACCCGGAACTGATCATCCTCGGTGGCACCATCACGCTCGCGGGCGATGCGGTGCTCGCCGAGATGCGGCGGCACCTGACCCGGCGCGCGCTGGTCATGCCTCGGCTGGCGCTCTCCCGTCTGGGCGACGACGCGGTGGCGTTGGGCGCCGTGCGAGTGGCCCTCGCCGACGCACAACGACGACTGCTGGACGTCTACGCGACGTCGTCCCCCGTCGAACAGCGGTAG
- a CDS encoding carbohydrate ABC transporter permease, translating into MSRPLISKPPGETGDPTTTASAATGPRPGPLARHRRRRFRTHLVVFIAPAVVIYTVFMVYPLLDSLRLSMFASRDGVQTFVGLDNFVRLLSDDLLAGAFWNAVWNNLLFFAVHFVVQNPIGLLLAALLAAPKLRGRATYRTLLFIPTTLSVVIVGFVWQLILSPVWGFVDTPLLGQSSTALITLALMSVWQYIGIPMLLFYAVLVSIPDDLVEAATIDGANAWTTFWRVKFPLILPTVGIVSVITYVANLNAFDLIYTVKGALAGPDFASDIMGTLFFRTFFGFQLQQGSSSMGATVATMMFLLIMAGVLLYFFGWQRRVESYQL; encoded by the coding sequence ATGAGCCGACCTCTGATCTCGAAGCCGCCCGGCGAGACCGGTGATCCGACCACGACTGCGAGCGCCGCGACCGGGCCGAGACCGGGCCCCCTCGCCCGGCACCGTCGACGTCGGTTTCGCACCCACCTCGTCGTCTTCATCGCGCCGGCCGTGGTGATCTACACCGTGTTCATGGTCTACCCGTTGCTCGACTCACTGCGGCTCAGCATGTTCGCGTCGCGCGACGGCGTGCAGACGTTCGTCGGACTCGACAACTTCGTCCGGCTGCTCTCCGACGACCTGCTCGCCGGAGCCTTCTGGAACGCGGTGTGGAACAACCTGCTGTTCTTCGCCGTGCACTTCGTGGTGCAGAACCCGATCGGCCTGCTACTGGCGGCGTTGCTGGCCGCGCCCAAGCTGCGGGGACGCGCGACCTACCGCACGCTGCTGTTCATCCCGACGACGCTCTCCGTGGTCATCGTCGGATTCGTCTGGCAGCTCATCCTCAGCCCGGTGTGGGGCTTCGTCGACACGCCGCTGCTCGGTCAGTCGAGCACCGCGTTGATCACCCTTGCCCTGATGTCGGTCTGGCAGTACATCGGCATCCCGATGCTGCTGTTCTACGCGGTTCTCGTCAGCATCCCGGACGACCTCGTCGAGGCGGCGACCATCGACGGCGCCAACGCCTGGACGACGTTCTGGCGGGTGAAGTTCCCGCTGATCCTGCCCACCGTCGGGATCGTCTCCGTCATCACCTACGTCGCCAACCTGAACGCGTTCGACCTGATCTACACGGTCAAGGGCGCCCTGGCCGGCCCCGACTTCGCCTCGGACATCATGGGCACGCTCTTCTTCCGCACCTTCTTCGGATTCCAGCTGCAGCAAGGCTCCAGCAGCATGGGCGCCACGGTCGCCACGATGATGTTCCTCCTCATCATGGCGGGCGTCCTCCTGTACTTCTTCGGCTGGCAGCGGCGCGTCGAGAGCTACCAACTGTGA
- a CDS encoding DUF7019 family protein: protein MSFRYYLYVSDSKVDMLLAQIEPGFTRKRTAEISLGMSVAGAKRTVEAAGPGRIARLERVVRHLHEHGDVGTVDEPGQFFWGLLPMQWGLVGESAGSATVYFGGRDERTLVGLGGSAGHVLGTQQATPSEFLSPSWLPALLHALHDPEGDEQGQDDDRAALSTVHRAHSRLRGPAQNVEFVAKRLLHGPSPYPELDGRDDMRVLLGSPLYVALVD, encoded by the coding sequence GTGTCGTTCCGCTACTACCTCTACGTCAGCGACAGCAAGGTGGACATGTTGCTCGCGCAGATCGAACCGGGGTTCACACGCAAACGCACCGCGGAGATCAGTCTCGGGATGTCCGTCGCCGGTGCCAAGCGGACCGTCGAGGCGGCCGGGCCCGGCCGGATCGCCCGGCTGGAACGGGTTGTTCGGCATCTGCACGAGCACGGTGACGTCGGTACCGTCGACGAGCCCGGCCAGTTCTTCTGGGGCCTGCTGCCCATGCAGTGGGGGTTGGTAGGCGAATCGGCCGGCTCCGCGACCGTGTACTTCGGGGGCCGGGACGAGCGCACGCTCGTCGGTCTGGGCGGTTCCGCCGGACACGTGCTCGGAACACAGCAGGCGACACCGTCCGAGTTCCTGTCTCCCTCCTGGTTGCCGGCACTGCTGCACGCGTTGCACGATCCGGAAGGCGACGAACAGGGGCAGGACGACGACCGAGCCGCCCTGTCCACCGTGCACCGCGCCCACAGCCGCCTGCGGGGTCCCGCCCAGAACGTCGAGTTCGTCGCCAAGCGACTGCTCCACGGCCCGAGCCCGTATCCGGAGCTCGACGGCCGCGACGACATGCGGGTCCTGCTGGGAAGTCCGCTCTACGTCGCGTTGGTCGACTGA
- a CDS encoding NUDIX hydrolase gives MSENRWAPPPVLLAVDLVILTLRDSRLHVLLVERGVEPYRGALALPGGFLNNPGESLEQAAHRELSEEAGLDAARLHLEQISAYGDPDRDPRGRIISVAYLAIAPGLPEPAPGTDAADAHWVPVEEILHRRLTLAFDHVDIIADGVERARVKLEHTALATAFCETPFTIAELQRVYEAVWGVRLDPRNFYRKVQGVPGFIVATGSSRRTARGRPARLFRAGSRTLLNPPIVRPGRPETGEDS, from the coding sequence GTGTCTGAGAATCGATGGGCGCCACCGCCCGTCCTGCTGGCTGTGGACCTGGTCATCCTGACCCTGCGCGACTCGCGCCTCCACGTCCTGCTCGTCGAGCGGGGCGTCGAGCCGTACCGTGGTGCGCTGGCGCTTCCCGGCGGTTTCCTCAACAACCCCGGTGAGAGCCTCGAACAGGCCGCGCACCGGGAACTCTCCGAGGAAGCCGGTCTGGACGCCGCCCGGCTGCATCTCGAGCAGATCAGCGCCTATGGCGATCCTGACCGGGATCCACGTGGCCGCATCATCTCCGTGGCCTACCTGGCGATCGCGCCGGGACTGCCCGAACCGGCACCGGGTACCGACGCTGCCGACGCACACTGGGTTCCTGTCGAGGAGATATTGCACCGCAGGCTCACCTTGGCCTTCGACCACGTCGACATCATCGCCGACGGTGTCGAGCGTGCCAGGGTGAAGCTCGAACACACTGCCCTTGCCACGGCCTTCTGCGAGACGCCGTTCACGATCGCCGAGTTGCAACGGGTGTACGAGGCGGTGTGGGGCGTCCGGCTCGACCCGAGGAACTTCTACCGCAAGGTTCAGGGGGTTCCGGGGTTCATCGTCGCCACTGGCTCGTCACGACGCACGGCGAGAGGGCGACCCGCACGGCTGTTCCGCGCAGGTTCGCGCACGTTACTGAATCCGCCGATCGTCCGTCCGGGTCGGCCGGAAACCGGGGAGGACAGTTGA
- a CDS encoding ABC transporter substrate-binding protein: protein MPNRLGRLAPMVVAVLVVTACGDSVDPRGNNADTGEGDQVTLVLESWRNDDLAIWEDVILPAFHEQHPNIRVTFQPTSPDEYDAALDAKLSGGTAGDLITCRPFDVALRLYEEGHLAPLTGLKGLDSYSDIARAAWSTDDGSESFCVPMASVIHGFLYNTEIFDELGLTPPRTEEEFHEVLDTIAADGTYAPLVMGTADQWEAATMGLQNIGPNYWHGEAGRQGLIEGTERFDDDQYVAAFTELASWAEYLPDGYESITYPDAQNLFTLGRGAIYPTGSWEIALFNEQTDFEMAAFPPPLPEGRDTCYISDHTDLGIGMNAATDHPEEARTFLEWTTTAEFAELYANALPGFFPMSEHDVTVEDPLAQEFLSWREECESTIRNSYQILSRGEPNLENQLWDLSAQLLNGTVEPREAAGRVQAGLERWYEPQQQ from the coding sequence ATGCCGAACCGACTCGGCCGACTGGCCCCGATGGTGGTCGCCGTCCTCGTCGTCACCGCGTGTGGCGACAGCGTCGATCCGCGAGGGAACAACGCGGACACCGGCGAGGGGGACCAGGTCACGCTCGTTCTGGAGAGCTGGCGCAACGACGACCTCGCGATCTGGGAGGACGTCATCCTGCCTGCCTTCCACGAGCAGCACCCGAACATCCGGGTGACGTTCCAGCCGACGTCACCGGACGAGTACGACGCCGCGCTCGACGCCAAACTCTCCGGAGGCACCGCAGGCGACCTGATCACCTGCCGCCCGTTCGACGTCGCACTACGGCTCTACGAGGAGGGCCACCTGGCGCCCCTGACGGGTCTGAAGGGACTCGACTCCTACAGCGACATCGCCCGCGCCGCGTGGTCGACCGACGACGGGTCGGAGTCGTTCTGCGTCCCCATGGCTTCGGTGATCCACGGCTTCCTCTACAACACCGAGATCTTCGACGAGCTCGGTCTCACGCCGCCGAGGACGGAGGAGGAGTTCCACGAGGTCCTCGACACGATCGCCGCCGACGGCACGTACGCCCCGCTGGTGATGGGGACGGCGGACCAGTGGGAGGCCGCGACCATGGGACTGCAGAACATCGGTCCCAACTACTGGCACGGCGAGGCCGGGCGGCAAGGCTTGATCGAGGGCACCGAGCGCTTCGACGACGACCAGTACGTCGCCGCGTTCACCGAGCTCGCCTCGTGGGCTGAGTACCTGCCCGACGGCTACGAGTCGATCACCTATCCGGACGCGCAGAACCTGTTCACCCTCGGTCGCGGAGCGATCTACCCGACCGGCTCGTGGGAGATCGCGCTGTTCAACGAGCAGACCGACTTCGAGATGGCGGCGTTCCCACCGCCGCTGCCGGAGGGTAGGGACACCTGCTACATCAGCGACCACACCGACCTCGGGATCGGCATGAACGCGGCGACCGACCACCCGGAGGAGGCCAGGACCTTCCTCGAATGGACGACCACCGCCGAGTTCGCCGAGCTCTACGCCAACGCCCTGCCCGGGTTCTTCCCGATGTCCGAGCACGACGTCACCGTCGAGGACCCGCTGGCGCAGGAGTTCCTGAGCTGGCGCGAGGAGTGCGAGTCGACCATCCGCAACTCGTACCAGATCCTCTCGCGTGGCGAACCCAACCTCGAGAACCAGCTGTGGGACCTCAGCGCGCAACTGCTCAACGGCACCGTCGAACCGCGGGAGGCCGCCGGTCGGGTCCAGGCAGGCCTGGAGCGTTGGTACGAGCCGCAGCAGCAGTAG